The following proteins come from a genomic window of Tissierellales bacterium:
- the trmD gene encoding tRNA (guanosine(37)-N1)-methyltransferase TrmD encodes MKIDVLTLFPEIFQCFFQWSIIGRAMNKELVSLNSINIRDFSKDKHKKVDDYPYGGGPGMVMQPEPIYEAINNVKTDCSKVIYLSPKGIPYTQSVANRLSKETHLILLSGHYEGIDNRVIENYVDEEISIGDYVLTGGEIPALVLVDSIVRLIPGVLSSEDSYMEESHYNGLLEYPQYTRPREFKG; translated from the coding sequence TAGATGTATTAACATTATTTCCTGAAATTTTTCAGTGTTTTTTCCAATGGAGTATTATTGGTCGGGCTATGAATAAAGAATTGGTCAGTTTAAATTCTATAAATATAAGGGATTTTTCTAAGGATAAACATAAGAAGGTAGATGATTACCCTTATGGTGGAGGCCCAGGCATGGTTATGCAGCCTGAGCCTATTTATGAAGCTATAAATAATGTTAAAACTGACTGTTCTAAGGTTATATATTTATCCCCAAAAGGAATTCCTTATACCCAAAGTGTAGCTAATAGATTATCTAAAGAAACACATTTAATATTATTAAGTGGTCATTATGAAGGAATAGATAATAGAGTAATAGAAAACTATGTAGATGAAGAAATTTCTATAGGAGACTATGTTTTAACTGGAGGAGAAATCCCAGCATTAGTTCTAGTAGATTCTATTGTCCGACTTATTCCAGGAGTACTAAGTAGCGAAGACTCATATATGGAGGAATCTCATTACAATGGCCTCTTAGAATATCCTCAATATACTAGACCTAGAGAATTTAAAGGACA